The following coding sequences are from one Bradyrhizobium sp. WSM471 window:
- a CDS encoding Lrp/AsnC family transcriptional regulator: MSRNLDEIDLKILTEIQADGRITNVELAKRVGISPPPCLRRVRALEEEGYIHGYRGLLDARKLGFDVTVFAAVHLSSQAEADLRAFEEFVRAEPLVRECWMLSGEVDFILKCVAPDMATFQDFVTHLTAAPHVRNVRTSLVLHNSKYEAAVPLDVRGRR, from the coding sequence GTGTCGCGGAACCTAGACGAGATCGACCTGAAGATTCTCACCGAGATTCAGGCCGACGGTCGAATCACGAATGTCGAGCTGGCCAAGCGCGTCGGCATTTCGCCGCCGCCCTGCCTGCGCCGAGTCCGGGCGCTGGAGGAGGAGGGGTATATCCATGGCTATCGCGGGCTTCTGGACGCGCGCAAGCTCGGCTTCGACGTTACGGTGTTTGCCGCAGTGCATCTCTCCAGCCAGGCCGAGGCGGATTTGCGCGCCTTCGAGGAGTTCGTTCGCGCCGAGCCGCTGGTGCGCGAGTGCTGGATGCTGTCGGGCGAAGTCGATTTCATCCTGAAATGCGTCGCACCCGACATGGCTACCTTCCAGGATTTCGTCACCCATTTGACCGCCGCCCCACACGTCCGCAACGTGCGGACCTCGCTGGTGCTGCACAATTCGAAATACGAGGCGGCCGTGCCGCTGGACGTGAGGGGACGAAGGTAG
- the trxB gene encoding thioredoxin-disulfide reductase has product MSAAVHAKVVIIGSGPAGYTAAIYAARAMLEPILIQGIQAGGQLTITTDVENYPGFADVIQGPWLMEQMEKQALHVGTQIKTDLVTKLDTSQRPFRLTCDSGDVYLADTVILATGAQARWLGLPSEAKFQGGGVSACATCDGFFYRNKQVVVVGGGNTAVEEALYLTNHASQVTIVHRRDHFRAERILQERLFKHPKIKVIWDSAVDEICGTENPNKVTHVRLKNVKTGALTDVPTDGVFVAIGHAPATELVAGQIKLKPSGYVEVAPNSTATSIPGLFAAGDVADETYRQAVTAAGLGCMAALEAERFLALRASERAAAE; this is encoded by the coding sequence ATGTCCGCCGCTGTCCATGCAAAGGTCGTCATCATCGGCTCCGGCCCCGCCGGCTACACGGCGGCGATCTACGCCGCGCGCGCGATGCTCGAGCCGATCCTGATCCAGGGCATCCAGGCAGGCGGCCAGCTCACCATCACCACCGACGTCGAGAACTATCCCGGCTTTGCCGACGTGATCCAGGGCCCCTGGCTGATGGAGCAGATGGAGAAGCAGGCACTGCATGTGGGCACCCAGATCAAGACCGATCTGGTGACGAAGCTCGACACCTCGCAGCGACCCTTTCGCCTGACCTGCGATAGCGGCGACGTCTATCTCGCCGACACCGTGATCCTCGCCACCGGCGCCCAGGCGCGCTGGCTCGGGCTGCCGTCCGAAGCGAAATTCCAGGGCGGCGGCGTCTCGGCCTGTGCCACCTGTGACGGCTTCTTCTACCGCAACAAGCAAGTCGTAGTGGTCGGCGGCGGCAATACCGCGGTCGAGGAAGCCCTGTACCTGACCAACCATGCCTCGCAGGTCACCATCGTGCATCGTCGCGATCACTTCCGCGCCGAACGCATCCTGCAGGAGCGTCTGTTCAAGCACCCGAAGATCAAGGTGATCTGGGACTCAGCCGTCGACGAGATCTGCGGCACCGAGAACCCGAACAAGGTCACCCATGTGCGACTGAAGAACGTCAAGACCGGCGCGTTGACCGACGTGCCGACCGACGGCGTCTTTGTCGCCATCGGGCATGCCCCGGCGACCGAGCTCGTGGCCGGGCAGATCAAGCTGAAACCGTCGGGCTATGTCGAGGTCGCCCCGAACTCGACCGCCACCTCGATCCCCGGCCTGTTCGCCGCCGGCGACGTGGCCGACGAGACATATCGCCAAGCGGTCACGGCGGCCGGCCTCGGCTGCATGGCAGCGCTCGAGGCGGAACGATTTTTGGCCCTGCGCGCCAGCGAGCGCGCGGCAGCGGAATAG
- a CDS encoding LysR family transcriptional regulator — translation MARTRDGFTDMDWDKLKVFHAAAEAGSFTHAGEQLGLSQSAVSRQVSALEQELSVSLFHRHARGLILTEQGDLLFRTAHDVFMQLQAARAKLTDSRERPSGDLKITTTPGVGINWLIPRLGEFTALYPEIRISLIVTDEELDLSMREADVAIRTRKPTQPDLIQRKLFAMGFHAYCSPDYIKRFGTPRTLEELDSHRIITLSDGNFAPHLQNRNWLVEAGRNGSGPREAYFRVNNILGLVRACQQGLGIAALPDYLIEEQSRLVQLFGESDSIQLDTYFVYPEELKTVARVQVFRDFVVSKAQRWPS, via the coding sequence ATGGCACGCACACGCGACGGATTTACGGATATGGACTGGGACAAGCTGAAGGTGTTTCACGCGGCGGCGGAAGCTGGCAGCTTCACGCACGCGGGCGAGCAGCTCGGCCTGTCGCAATCGGCGGTGTCACGCCAGGTCTCGGCGCTGGAGCAGGAGCTCTCGGTCTCGCTGTTCCACCGCCACGCCCGCGGCCTGATCCTCACCGAGCAGGGCGACCTCCTGTTCCGCACCGCGCATGACGTGTTCATGCAGCTGCAGGCGGCGCGCGCGAAACTGACCGACAGCCGCGAGCGGCCGAGCGGCGATCTCAAGATCACCACCACGCCCGGCGTCGGCATCAACTGGCTGATCCCGCGACTCGGCGAATTCACCGCGCTCTATCCGGAGATCCGGATCTCGCTGATCGTCACCGACGAGGAACTCGACCTGTCGATGCGGGAGGCCGACGTCGCGATCCGCACCCGCAAGCCGACACAGCCGGATCTCATTCAGCGCAAGCTGTTCGCGATGGGCTTCCACGCTTATTGCTCGCCTGATTACATCAAGCGCTTCGGGACGCCGCGCACGCTGGAGGAGCTCGACTCCCACCGCATCATCACGCTCTCCGACGGCAACTTCGCGCCGCATCTTCAGAACCGCAACTGGCTGGTCGAAGCGGGGCGCAACGGCTCGGGTCCGCGCGAAGCCTATTTCAGGGTCAACAACATTCTTGGCCTCGTCCGCGCCTGTCAGCAGGGCCTCGGCATCGCCGCGCTGCCGGACTATCTGATCGAAGAACAGAGCCGCCTCGTGCAGCTGTTCGGCGAATCGGATTCGATCCAGCTCGATACGTATTTTGTTTATCCGGAAGAGCTGAAGACGGTCGCGCGCGTGCAAGTGTTCCGCGACTTCGTGGTGAG